The nucleotide window TGGCGAAGCAAAGGCTCTTCCAGCGGTACACCCAACCAGTCGAGATCTTCGAGCATTTCCCGCTCCAGATCAGGCGTGCAGCGCGTCAGGTCGATATCTTCCAATCTAAGCAGAAAACGTCCGTTCAACGCGTTGGCAGCTCTGACATTCAAGAGTGCGGACAGGGCATGCCCGAGGTGCAGATGTCCGTTGGGCGAAGGGGCAAACCGGAAGGCGGGTCGGGACATGAAGGTGGTGAGCCGGGTTGACGGATTGGAGTTGGTCGTTCAAGTCCTACCTACCATTCCCTGTCTGTCATGCAAATCTGCTGAAGCTATCACACCGATCATGAAACCGATTGCCACATCAGATGATATCGAGGCAGGCCTGCGTGGACTGGAAACCCTTGATCCAAGGCTTTCAACGATCGCCTTGGCCGCGGGTGAACTTCCGCTGCGGCGCAGGGCTGCTGACTTTGAAGGCCTTGCCCAAATCATCACTGGTCAGCAGGTTTCCGTTGCGAGCGCTGCCGCAATATTTGCGCGATTGCAAACGCTCGTGCAGCCACTGACTTCAGATCGCCTGAAGGCCTTTTCGGACGAAGATCTTGCAGGCGCTGGGCTATCGAGACCGAAGATCCGTACGCTACGCGCCGTTTCAGAGGCTTGCCAATCCGGCCTGGACCTCACTCAACTGGCCGAGGCGCCTGCCGACGAGGCACATGCCCAGCTGTGTTCGATCAAGGGTATTGGCCGCTGGACGGCAGATATTTTCCTGCTTTTTTGTGCCGGCCATCCTGACATTTTTCCAAGCGGTGATCTTGCGCTTCAGATTGCGGTTCGTGATGCGCTTGAGCTGAAGGAAAAGCCGGATCCCAAGCAGCTCGATGAGATTGCGTCAGCCTGGTCGCCACATCGTGGCGTGGCTGCGCGTCTCTTCTGGGCCTGGTATCGAGTTCAGAAGCAGGGCCGGGAAACCATGCCTGTTTGAGGTCGTCTCAGCTGCCGATCAATGCGTCGACCGATCTTAGCAGCAAGTCGATGTCTTCTGGTCTGGACAGACGATGGTCTCCGTCAGGAACGACGGACAATGTCACGTCATCCTGCGGCAATGCATCGACAAGACGTTCGGCGTGTTGTCGTGGTACGTCGGGATCCTCAGCACCCTGCAGAATTGTGATCGGACACCCAAGAAAAAGCGGCTTGTCGAAAAGCAGGTGCAGGCGTCCGTCTTCGATCAGTTTGCGTGTGATTACATATGGGCTGTCGTCGTAAGCCGACGGTTGGGACCAGCGTCCGCTGGTGAGGATGGTTTCCCGAATCTCGTCGGTAAACCGCTGTTTCCACATCAGCTCCTCGGTGAAGTCGATAGCAGGAGCGATCAGAACCAGTCCCTTGATTTTGCCAGTTTCCTTTCGTTTCAATGCAAGCAGAAGAGCAATCCAGCCACCCATAGAGGAGCCGACCAGAACTGTTTCCTTGTCTGCAGAGCTGTCGAAAACGGCTGTTGCCTCTTCCAGCCAATCCGAAACACAGGCGTCTTCAAATTTGCCGCCGGATTGTCCGTGACCGGAATAGTCAAACCGGACCACCTGCTTGCCAAGACTTTCACCGTGAGCAGCAAGCGCTTCGGCCTTCGTGCCGGACATGTCGGATTTGAAGCCGGACAGCCAAAAAAGACCGGGCGCTTCTCCGGCGTCTTTCAAAACCGCGATCTTCCGCAAAGAGTCGTTTTTTCCGACCGAGATGAATTGCGGTTCTTGCGCACCCATATTAAGGCTCTCAACATAGTCTATTTCTTCTACTCTGCCTTTGGCACACACATCCCGCCTTGAAAAGCACTTTGGAGGCCTCAATTGCCGCCCCTGCCCCCGGCCTCGACTGTTTTGCAAGTGATCCCGGACCTGAATTCGGGCGGAGCCGAACGCACGACACTCGATGTTGCACGGGCGATTGTTGAAGACGGCGCTCAGGCGTTGGTCGTTAGCCAGGGCGGTCAGTTGGTGCCGGAGCTGGAGTCCTTCGGAGCCGAGCATATCGTGCTTCCGGTGAAGTCCAAGAACCCGGTGACTCTCTGGAAAAATACCAAACGGCTCGCGACTCTCATTTCAGAACGTGGTGTGGATCTCATTCACGCAAGAAGCAGAGCTCCTGCCTGGTCGGCGCTGAGGGCAGCGAGACGCACGAATGTCCCATTTGTGACCACTTACCACGGCACCTACAATCAATCGAATGCACTAAAGGCATACTACAATTCCGTGATGGCGCGCGGTGATGCCGTGATCGCCAATTCTGAATTCATTGCCAAACTGATTGGCAAACGACATCCCTTTGCCAAATCCCGCATCGCCATTATCCCGCGGGGGTCGGACCTGAAGAGCCTGGATCCGGATAATGTCAGTGCGTTGCGTCAACAGGCACTTAAAGACAGCTGGGGGATTCCAAACGGCCATCCGATCATCATGAACATGGCTCGTCTGACGGCGTGGAAGGGACAGTCCGTTCTGATCGAGGCGATGGCGCTTCTGAAAGATGATGGCTTGAGCGAACCGATTGCGATTTTGGCCGGCGATGCGCAAGGGCGCGACGGATATGTTGCCGAGTTGAAAAATCAGATTGCAGGTCTTGGCCTTCATGATCGGGTGAGGCTTGTGGGTCATTGTGCCGATGTACCGGCAGCGATGGCACTGTCGGACCTTGCGGTGGTTGCCTCTGTCGAGCCGGAAGCCTTTGGCCGTGCTGCCGTGGAGGCGCAGGCCGCGTCGGTGCCGGTGATTGTTTCCAATCTGGGAGCGGTGCCGGAAACGGTGCTAGCGCCACCGGATGTTCCGGGTTCTCAACGAACAGGATGGCGGGTTACCGCAAGTGATCCTCAGGCTCTGGCTGATGCCATAAGGTCGGCGTTGCTAATGGATGAAAAATCAAAAAGAGACCTGACAAGCCGCGCACTTGCTCATGTGCAACAAAACTTCACAGTCGAAACGATGTGCGCCAGAACGCTTGCGGTCTATGAAGGGCTCTTGACCCGTCGCTCCAATGCAGGCTGAGATCAGTTCGGTCTGAGTGCCAAGAAGACTGCTTTGCAGCCACCCAAACCGTTGCGATTGGATCAAGCCGCGAGCGGGTAGGCTTCTTCAACCAGATAAGGTCCACCCCCTACGCTTGCTTTGGCAGAAAACAGAACAAATCTGCCTGCAACAAAGGGCTGTGCCTGAAAGTTGCCGCGCTCACTGAGCCATTTGGCCACATCCTCGTTGGTCGACGACCTGCAACGCGCCACCGTGACATGCGGAACGTATTTTCGTCGTTCTGCGGGCAGGTGCAGCCGCTGAATGATCCGTTCCTGTTCGGCTTGCAATTCGGCGAGCTCTGCATTCGGCTCGACGCGAGCCCAGACCGCGTGTGGCTTGCCATTGCCGAAGGAACCGAGCCCGTTCAGCCGGATATCAATCGGATCCCGGCGGATCCGGTCGAGGGCTGCTGCAACTTCATCTGCTGTCCGGTCATCTATGTCGCCGATGAACCGAAGTGTGATGTGAAAGTTCTCGGGATCGATCCAGCGAGCACCCCGAAGGCCTCCCCGGAGCATAGAAAGCATGAGTGCCGTCTCTGACGGTATCTCAAGGCCTGTAAATAGGCGCGGCATGGGTGTTCCCTCCGCTGTCGCTGATGAATCCCATGAGGAATCAACTTCATGAAAATCGCAAGACAAAAATCTAAGTATCTGTAAAATATATGAAAAACTCTACTCAAATGTGAAAACGCCGCGCCAGAAGATCTCTGACACGGCATCTGATGTGATTTGATTCTCAAAGACCTGCAGTTGCAATCAAGGTGCGGGATTGCCGAATTCCTGGTGGATTTCGTCGATCTTTTCCAAGATGTCATCACTGAGAACGAGGTCGGCCGCGCCAATGTCAGTTTCAAGCTGGTCCATTCTTGTCGCGCCGATGATGACAGAGGTCATGAAAGATCTGGACTTGGCAAATGCGATCGCCAGCTGAGAAGGGTCAAGGCCGGCTTCGCTGGCAAGGGCATGATAGGCATCCACCGCCTGGAGCGTGCGCGGATGCTCATAGCGCTGCATGCGATTGAAGAGGGTTTTGCGTGCTCCGGCCGGCAGCGCCCCGTTGCGGTATTTACCGGTCAAATAGCCTTGAGCGAGGGAAGAATAGGCCAGAAGCCCGACATCTTCCCTGCGGGCGATTTCTGCAATGCCTGTCTCGAAGGTTCGGTTGACGAAGGAATAGGCATTTTGAATGGAGACCACGCGTGGCAGGTCGAACACGTCAGAGGCTGCCAGATACCGCATTGTTCCCCATGCGCTTTCGTTTGAAAGGCCGATATGGCGCACTTTTCCTGATTTCACGAGGTCGGACATGACTTCGAGTGTCGATTGGATGCTGTTTTCGTCTTCGGCCGGAATGGCATCTTTCCAGCGTGTCGGCATGGAGCCAAAGCCAGCCTGGTTCCGGTCAGGCCAGTGGATCTGATAGAGATCGATGTAATCAGTCTGCAGGTTTGTCAGGCTGCGATCGACGGCCTGTTCAATCTGCTCACGGGTCAGTTTGCTCTTTTCGCCGTTCTTGCGGAACCAGTTCATCTCGGAACGGCCGACAACCTTGGTGGCCATGACGACCTTGTCCCTGTTGCCGCTTTTCTTGAACCAGTTGCCAATGATCCTTTCCGTGCGGCCCTGGGTCTCCTTTTTCGGGGGGATCGGATAGAGCTCGGCTGCGTCAAAAAAATTTATGCCTCTATCGAGAGCATAGTCCATCTGGGCATGACCTTCGGCCTCCGAGTTCTGCTCGCCGTACGTCATCGTTCCGAGGCAAAGAGCGCTCACATTGATGTCTGTGCGTCCGAGCCGGCGCTGTTCCATCTGGTCTTCCTTCAATTTTCAAGAAAAGGGCATATCTGGCTGCCGAATGGCGCTGGCCCTTATGACGATTGTGCTTTGGCCAACAGGTCTTCAACCTTCGGCAGAATGTTTTCAACAATGACAGCGACGCCATCCGCATTTGGATGCATGCCGTCCGACAGGTTCAAGTCGGGATTCAGTGCGACGCCTTCCAGAAAGAACGGGTACAGCAAGGCTCCATGGGCCTTGGCAACCTCCGAGTAGATCGGGTCGAAGACATCGGCGTATTCCGGGCCAAGATTTCGGGGGGCAAGCATACCGGCCAGCATCACCTCAATTCCACGCTCACGCAGACGCGCGGTGATCTCCTCGATGTTCTTTCTCGTAATCTCCGGAGAAATACCTCTGAGGGCGTCATTGGCACCAAGTTCAACAATCACCGCGTCGGTATCGGGCGCAACAGACCAGTCCAGCCTGGAGAGGCCGCCTGACGTCGTGTCGCCGCTCACACCGGCGTTGACGACTTCAACTGAATGCCCACGAGAATCCAGCGCTTTTTGCAATTGGGTCGTAAACCCTGCGTCTGGTGGAAGTTGATATCCGGCCGACAGGCTGTCGCCCAGAACCACGAGCTTCAGGTCAGCCGCCTGAGCGGAAACCGGATAAAAGGAATAGAGCAGGATAAAGACAACAGCGATAAGACGGTTCACGCTAACATTCTTTCAGGACTGGAATAGGCGCTACATCGGTCCCATATGGTCGCAATGCGACCAAATGTCGAGGGCATGCAGGCGTCGGAACGACGATCCAGTGTCCACTATAGAGGCCTGACGATGACAAATGCACCCGCGATTGCCCTAAAAAACGTTCATTTGACGCTCGGTGAAGGTGCCGGACGTGTTCATATTCTAAAGGGCATTGATCTGGACATTGAAAAAGGAACATCCGTCGGACTCGTGGGTCCGTCCGGCTCGGGCAAATCAACGCTGCTCATGGTTATGGCTGGTCTTGAACGTGCTGATGACGGGTCCGTCAATGTGGCAGGTTCGGAACTTGGACCTCTGAGTGAGGATCAGCTTGCACGGTTTCGGGGGCGCAACGTCGGGATCATCTTTCAGTCGTTTCACCTCGTCCCCAATATGACCGCGCTGGAAAACGTCACTGTTCCGCTCGAGCTGGCTGGAGATCCTTCTGCATACGAGAAAGCGGCTGCCGAGCTTGAAGCCGTCGGTCTTGGTCACAGGATGCACCACTATCCGGCGCAAATGTCCGGAGGCGAACAGCAGCGCGTGGCGGTTGCGCGAGCGCTGGTGGTTGAACCTGAAATTCTTATTGCGGATGAACCGACTGGTAACCTGGATGACAGCACAGGAACACAGATTGTCGATCTGATGTTTTCCGCGCAGCGCGATCGCAAGACAACACTGGTGCTGGTGACGCATGATCCATCGCTGGCAGAGAGATGCGACCGCATGATCAGGGTTCGGTCCGGCGAGATCGAAGAAGCGCTATCAGCGAAATCCGGCATTGAAGAGGTTTCCGCGTGAGCGGCTTTGTTCCCGGAACGACCGGGTCAGGCAACCAGACCTTTCCTCTGGCAACGCGTTTTGCCTTGCGAGAGCTGCGCGGTGGGCTCAAAGGGTTTTACATTTTTATCGCCTGTATCGCTCTTGGCGTTGCCGCAATCGCAGGCGTTACGTCTGTTTCACGGGCCCTCACAGAGGGAATCTCCCGCGAAGGTCAGGCGATTCTCGGCGGCGATTTGTCCTTCCGCCTGATCCACCGCGAAGCCAATGCGGAGGAAGCCGCGTTTCTGGACAGTCTTGGGGCTGTCTCAGGCGTTGCAACGATGCGCGCGATGGCCAGGCGACTGGATGGATCGGAACAGGCTCTGGTCGAATTGAAGGCGGTTGATGACCCTTATCCCCTTTATGGGTCACTCGACCTTCAGTCGGGCCAACCGCTGACAACCGCCATTGCACAACAGGATGGTGTCTGGGGTGCCGTGGCAGACCTCGCCCTACTTGCGCGTCTGAATATTTCCGTTGGTGATACGATTGCGCTCGGGCGCACGACCTTGCGTATTTCTGATGTCATTGAAATCGAGCCGGACAAACTTGCCGGCGGCATGGAGTTTGGTCCAAGGCTGATGGTGTCTGAAGCAGCGCTTCCGGATACCGACCTTGTCCAGCCTGGCAGTCTGATACGCTGGCACTACCGCGTTCGGATGGATCCGGCCCCCAGTCTTGAAACGCTTTCAGGAGTGGTGGAAAGCGTGAAGCAGAACCAGCCCGACGCCGAATGGCGCATACGTTCGCGTGCGAATGCCTCGCCTGGTTTGCAGCGCAGTATCGGTCGGTTCGCCCAGTTTTTGACGCTCGTCGGTCTGACCGCACTTGTGGTCGGAGGTGTGGGTGTCGCAAACGCCATCCGGGCGTATCTGGAGACCAAGCGTGAAGTCATTGCCAGTTTCAAGTGCCTGGGTGCGACCGGCGGATTTGTATTCCAGATCTATCTGGTTCAAATGATTGTTCTGGCACTGATCGGGATCGCCATCGGCCTTGTCATTGGCGCATTGATACCATTTGCGGCTGGTGCGGCATTGTCCGGCGTGTTGCCGGTTCAGCTTGCCGCCAACATTTATCCTGCCGAGCTCGGTCTTGGTTTGATCTATGGACTTCTGACAGCACTTGCATTCGCATTGTGGCCTCTCGGTCGCGCTCATGATGTTCCGCCGACCGCCCTATTCAGGGATATCGTGACAGGCGGGGCTAAGTTTCCGCGCAAGCGGTATCTGTTCGCAACCATGGTCACGGTTGTGGCCCTGGCCGCCATTGCAATCCTGCTTGCTCACGACAAGACCATTGCTGGAGTTTACATC belongs to Roseibium porphyridii and includes:
- a CDS encoding DNA-3-methyladenine glycosylase family protein — its product is MKPIATSDDIEAGLRGLETLDPRLSTIALAAGELPLRRRAADFEGLAQIITGQQVSVASAAAIFARLQTLVQPLTSDRLKAFSDEDLAGAGLSRPKIRTLRAVSEACQSGLDLTQLAEAPADEAHAQLCSIKGIGRWTADIFLLFCAGHPDIFPSGDLALQIAVRDALELKEKPDPKQLDEIASAWSPHRGVAARLFWAWYRVQKQGRETMPV
- the thpR gene encoding RNA 2',3'-cyclic phosphodiesterase; its protein translation is MPRLFTGLEIPSETALMLSMLRGGLRGARWIDPENFHITLRFIGDIDDRTADEVAAALDRIRRDPIDIRLNGLGSFGNGKPHAVWARVEPNAELAELQAEQERIIQRLHLPAERRKYVPHVTVARCRSSTNEDVAKWLSERGNFQAQPFVAGRFVLFSAKASVGGGPYLVEEAYPLAA
- a CDS encoding ABC transporter permease, with product MSGFVPGTTGSGNQTFPLATRFALRELRGGLKGFYIFIACIALGVAAIAGVTSVSRALTEGISREGQAILGGDLSFRLIHREANAEEAAFLDSLGAVSGVATMRAMARRLDGSEQALVELKAVDDPYPLYGSLDLQSGQPLTTAIAQQDGVWGAVADLALLARLNISVGDTIALGRTTLRISDVIEIEPDKLAGGMEFGPRLMVSEAALPDTDLVQPGSLIRWHYRVRMDPAPSLETLSGVVESVKQNQPDAEWRIRSRANASPGLQRSIGRFAQFLTLVGLTALVVGGVGVANAIRAYLETKREVIASFKCLGATGGFVFQIYLVQMIVLALIGIAIGLVIGALIPFAAGAALSGVLPVQLAANIYPAELGLGLIYGLLTALAFALWPLGRAHDVPPTALFRDIVTGGAKFPRKRYLFATMVTVVALAAIAILLAHDKTIAGVYIVASAGAFLLLVIVARLIMFAAKRLPSVRSTELRLAIANIHRPGALTPSVVLSLGLGLSLLVALALIDGNLRRELTATIADQAPSFFFVDIQSHERDTFQTLLEDEAPNANLQSVPMLRGRIVSLNDIPSEDFVPAQDGSDWVLRGDRGITYEATLPDNSTLSAGEWWPEDYSGIPLVSFDAEAATDLGLVIGDKVTVNVLGREITAEIANMRDVEWQSLAINFVMVFSPNTFAGAPHAHLMTLGWDEEVPTDAELALLKTVSNTFPTVTAVRVKDAISQVNDLVAQLAWAIRGASSITLIASVLVLAGALAAGHRSRIYDAVILKTLGATRTRLIIAYGLEYAILGLVTALFALVAGGVAAWYVITQIMGGSFVVMPVTAAGAALVALVLTVGFGLIGTWRVLGEKPAPVLRNL
- a CDS encoding alpha/beta hydrolase; this translates as MGAQEPQFISVGKNDSLRKIAVLKDAGEAPGLFWLSGFKSDMSGTKAEALAAHGESLGKQVVRFDYSGHGQSGGKFEDACVSDWLEEATAVFDSSADKETVLVGSSMGGWIALLLALKRKETGKIKGLVLIAPAIDFTEELMWKQRFTDEIRETILTSGRWSQPSAYDDSPYVITRKLIEDGRLHLLFDKPLFLGCPITILQGAEDPDVPRQHAERLVDALPQDDVTLSVVPDGDHRLSRPEDIDLLLRSVDALIGS
- a CDS encoding glycosyltransferase family 4 protein, which translates into the protein MPPLPPASTVLQVIPDLNSGGAERTTLDVARAIVEDGAQALVVSQGGQLVPELESFGAEHIVLPVKSKNPVTLWKNTKRLATLISERGVDLIHARSRAPAWSALRAARRTNVPFVTTYHGTYNQSNALKAYYNSVMARGDAVIANSEFIAKLIGKRHPFAKSRIAIIPRGSDLKSLDPDNVSALRQQALKDSWGIPNGHPIIMNMARLTAWKGQSVLIEAMALLKDDGLSEPIAILAGDAQGRDGYVAELKNQIAGLGLHDRVRLVGHCADVPAAMALSDLAVVASVEPEAFGRAAVEAQAASVPVIVSNLGAVPETVLAPPDVPGSQRTGWRVTASDPQALADAIRSALLMDEKSKRDLTSRALAHVQQNFTVETMCARTLAVYEGLLTRRSNAG
- a CDS encoding arylesterase → MNRLIAVVFILLYSFYPVSAQAADLKLVVLGDSLSAGYQLPPDAGFTTQLQKALDSRGHSVEVVNAGVSGDTTSGGLSRLDWSVAPDTDAVIVELGANDALRGISPEITRKNIEEITARLRERGIEVMLAGMLAPRNLGPEYADVFDPIYSEVAKAHGALLYPFFLEGVALNPDLNLSDGMHPNADGVAVIVENILPKVEDLLAKAQSS
- a CDS encoding ABC transporter ATP-binding protein — encoded protein: MTNAPAIALKNVHLTLGEGAGRVHILKGIDLDIEKGTSVGLVGPSGSGKSTLLMVMAGLERADDGSVNVAGSELGPLSEDQLARFRGRNVGIIFQSFHLVPNMTALENVTVPLELAGDPSAYEKAAAELEAVGLGHRMHHYPAQMSGGEQQRVAVARALVVEPEILIADEPTGNLDDSTGTQIVDLMFSAQRDRKTTLVLVTHDPSLAERCDRMIRVRSGEIEEALSAKSGIEEVSA
- a CDS encoding NADP(H)-dependent aldo-keto reductase gives rise to the protein MEQRRLGRTDINVSALCLGTMTYGEQNSEAEGHAQMDYALDRGINFFDAAELYPIPPKKETQGRTERIIGNWFKKSGNRDKVVMATKVVGRSEMNWFRKNGEKSKLTREQIEQAVDRSLTNLQTDYIDLYQIHWPDRNQAGFGSMPTRWKDAIPAEDENSIQSTLEVMSDLVKSGKVRHIGLSNESAWGTMRYLAASDVFDLPRVVSIQNAYSFVNRTFETGIAEIARREDVGLLAYSSLAQGYLTGKYRNGALPAGARKTLFNRMQRYEHPRTLQAVDAYHALASEAGLDPSQLAIAFAKSRSFMTSVIIGATRMDQLETDIGAADLVLSDDILEKIDEIHQEFGNPAP